One Paenibacillus sp. FSL H7-0737 DNA segment encodes these proteins:
- a CDS encoding RDD family protein codes for MDNYKVERLEQEDFIGFWKRVLATILDLLIILIPAVIVYWIFNSLAVSLHSEIPIILEYIFFVVFDVFMIVRFGGTPGKLVLKMKIVNQQGNIPTLKEALIRNIFRIISTIFSMIVGVSLYDLTVISTTLNLWAPLATDLSKILGLIMLVDYLFVAFTPRKRALHDMMAGTYVVDKSAI; via the coding sequence ATGGATAATTATAAGGTTGAACGTTTGGAACAGGAGGATTTCATAGGCTTTTGGAAAAGAGTTCTCGCTACTATTCTTGATCTCCTTATCATTCTGATACCTGCGGTTATTGTATACTGGATATTCAATTCATTAGCTGTATCCTTGCATTCGGAGATTCCCATCATCCTTGAGTATATTTTCTTCGTCGTGTTTGATGTTTTTATGATCGTTAGATTTGGAGGAACGCCTGGGAAGCTGGTTTTAAAGATGAAAATTGTCAATCAGCAAGGGAATATCCCAACGTTGAAGGAAGCTCTAATTCGAAATATTTTCCGAATCATTAGTACGATTTTTTCAATGATTGTTGGCGTAAGCCTCTACGATCTCACTGTGATTTCCACCACTCTTAATTTATGGGCACCTTTAGCTACTGACCTCAGTAAAATACTTGGCCTCATCATGCTTGTGGATTATCTATTTGTCGCATTTACTCCCCGTAAACGGGCGCTTCACGATATGATGGCTGGTACTTATGTTGTTGATAAATCCGCAATCTAA
- a CDS encoding VOC family protein translates to MSKVQFSVQVRLVSNLERSKEFYATVLSCEVNDWWAVRDEFALGFKLIQAARIEDVLPNSAGQGQIIPWDTYAYVETHSELDELYEELKGKGAEFVQEPDLQEADWGSWKDFAIKDPDGYVIAFGSGKKH, encoded by the coding sequence GTGAGTAAGGTACAGTTTTCGGTTCAAGTAAGGCTGGTATCCAATCTGGAGCGGTCCAAGGAATTTTACGCTACAGTGTTAAGCTGTGAAGTGAATGATTGGTGGGCGGTACGCGATGAATTTGCACTGGGATTTAAGCTAATTCAAGCAGCTCGTATTGAAGATGTACTACCCAATTCAGCAGGACAAGGTCAGATCATTCCGTGGGATACCTATGCTTATGTGGAGACTCATTCTGAGCTTGACGAGCTATATGAAGAGCTAAAGGGTAAAGGAGCAGAATTTGTTCAAGAGCCTGATCTTCAGGAAGCAGACTGGGGGAGCTGGAAGGATTTTGCGATTAAAGATCCGGATGGATACGTGATTGCATTTGGTTCAGGTAAGAAACATTAG
- a CDS encoding SDR family NAD(P)-dependent oxidoreductase has product MGRVQGKVALVTGGASGIGLSAATLMAREGAKVVIADFNVEAAKEAAAKIKSEGGEAEGLFLDASQADSIKEAVDFTVAQYGTITVLFNNVGLTNLQKDLDVVNIDLEEWDRLMNVNTKSVLLGSRFAIPHMIKAGGGSIINTASMSAFAGDSLRTAYGSSKAAVVNLTRYIATQYGKDKIRCNGVAPGLILTPAAARNMPPAVLDIFQKFNALPYHGEADDIGNTVLFLASDESKFITGQTIEVEGGHYMSNPSITDFQNYMMEAKGK; this is encoded by the coding sequence ATGGGAAGAGTTCAAGGTAAGGTTGCATTAGTAACTGGAGGCGCTTCAGGTATTGGCTTATCAGCCGCTACTTTAATGGCTAGAGAAGGAGCCAAAGTTGTCATCGCCGATTTTAATGTAGAGGCTGCCAAAGAAGCAGCGGCTAAGATTAAAAGTGAAGGTGGAGAGGCGGAAGGTCTTTTCCTGGATGCATCCCAAGCGGATTCGATCAAGGAAGCTGTTGATTTCACAGTCGCTCAGTATGGCACAATTACAGTCTTATTTAACAATGTAGGTCTAACTAATCTGCAAAAAGACCTAGATGTCGTCAACATAGATTTGGAAGAATGGGATCGCTTGATGAATGTGAACACCAAAAGTGTTCTGTTAGGCAGCCGGTTTGCCATTCCACATATGATTAAAGCGGGCGGGGGTTCGATCATTAACACAGCTTCCATGTCAGCATTTGCTGGAGATTCATTGCGCACGGCTTATGGCTCCTCTAAGGCAGCTGTTGTGAACCTAACTCGTTACATCGCCACACAATATGGTAAAGATAAGATTCGTTGCAACGGAGTGGCTCCGGGCCTGATCTTAACACCTGCGGCTGCAAGAAATATGCCGCCAGCTGTGCTGGATATTTTTCAGAAGTTCAACGCTCTGCCTTACCATGGAGAAGCGGATGATATCGGAAACACAGTGTTGTTCCTGGCATCGGATGAATCTAAATTCATTACTGGTCAAACGATTGAAGTAGAGGGTGGTCACTATATGTCCAACCCGAGCATTACGGACTTCCAGAATTACATGATGGAAGCTAAAGGTAAATAA
- a CDS encoding MarR family winged helix-turn-helix transcriptional regulator, giving the protein MENPDIFRLIHAVELFTNEIIVRWMNAFDHNIGISPVLVLGELNKKGPQKQTTLAKKLGYTPGAMTNIANRLIKQEMAERKYNEDDRRNVLLSITDKGRDVLKEAQLKGQELRAEMFQKLDEEELQQFLKIYEKLLTSFDSSET; this is encoded by the coding sequence TTGGAAAACCCAGATATTTTTAGACTCATACATGCAGTTGAATTATTCACGAATGAAATTATTGTTCGATGGATGAATGCTTTTGACCACAATATTGGGATATCTCCTGTTCTCGTCTTGGGAGAATTGAATAAAAAGGGTCCCCAGAAGCAAACTACTTTGGCTAAGAAGCTAGGTTATACGCCGGGGGCGATGACGAATATTGCCAATCGCTTAATTAAGCAGGAAATGGCCGAGCGCAAATATAACGAGGATGATCGCCGAAATGTACTGCTGTCTATCACGGACAAAGGCAGAGATGTACTGAAGGAAGCACAGCTAAAAGGGCAGGAGCTCCGAGCTGAAATGTTTCAGAAGCTCGATGAAGAAGAACTGCAGCAATTCTTGAAAATCTATGAAAAGTTGTTAACGAGCTTTGATAGCTCTGAAACATAA
- a CDS encoding L,D-transpeptidase family protein codes for MGFFVSGGRFESLLQRNMKLMLVFGLLFAACFTGVGKAEAAAGSDLIIVNKKTNKLAYFSDGKLVKTFPVATGKSKELTPEGSFKMVVKVKNRPYYKEKIPGGDPANPLGDRWLGLEVNGTYGTTYAIHGNNNESSIGKYVSAGCIRMHNDDIHWLYPKIAKNTRVIITTSTLAMESIATKNGYSVGSKMFAGAFELDGVTTKLKDPFLMDNSRVFVPLRESVALLGGTLQSKAGTGALLITIGNRTVAHQPLSDQAVVNGKTFTIPASRNENGRLMIPLSILPELFGIQVQWSSQSQSVKIIL; via the coding sequence TTGGGATTTTTCGTTTCGGGTGGCCGGTTTGAATCATTATTACAGCGGAACATGAAGCTGATGCTTGTATTTGGGCTTCTGTTCGCTGCATGTTTTACAGGTGTGGGAAAGGCGGAAGCTGCTGCTGGATCAGATCTGATTATCGTGAACAAAAAAACAAACAAACTCGCGTATTTCAGTGATGGTAAGCTTGTGAAGACTTTTCCAGTCGCAACAGGAAAATCAAAGGAACTGACGCCTGAAGGCAGCTTCAAAATGGTAGTTAAAGTAAAGAACAGACCCTATTACAAAGAGAAAATACCCGGGGGTGATCCGGCCAATCCACTTGGCGACCGCTGGCTAGGGCTAGAAGTGAACGGAACTTATGGTACCACATATGCGATTCACGGCAATAATAATGAGTCCTCCATAGGAAAGTATGTCAGCGCCGGATGTATTCGAATGCATAATGATGACATCCACTGGCTGTACCCAAAAATAGCTAAAAATACAAGGGTCATTATTACAACAAGCACACTGGCTATGGAGAGTATTGCGACTAAAAATGGGTATTCCGTAGGAAGTAAGATGTTTGCTGGAGCTTTTGAGCTGGATGGAGTCACGACAAAGCTAAAAGATCCTTTTTTAATGGATAACTCCCGTGTATTTGTTCCGCTGAGAGAATCTGTAGCCTTGTTAGGTGGAACTTTACAGAGCAAAGCTGGAACAGGTGCACTGCTAATTACGATAGGAAATCGTACGGTGGCACATCAGCCTTTATCCGATCAGGCTGTTGTAAATGGAAAGACGTTTACGATACCAGCGTCCCGTAATGAAAATGGTCGATTGATGATTCCGCTGAGCATCTTGCCCGAATTATTTGGTATTCAGGTGCAATGGAGTTCACAGTCTCAGTCGGTAAAGATTATTTTATAA
- the abc-f gene encoding ribosomal protection-like ABC-F family protein: protein MTLIKAKNIRKEWNGTLLFEKVSFEISEGERVLLFGRNGIGKTTLLKGLIGRLLFEEGSIYHGLPREEWGVLDQQLEVSEEVTALDYVIAGSPELPQLKRRLEILSQRLQEQNDESEAGLTEYAEVYDQYLQLGGYDWEAKAEKCLKQLKLERSVWNVPYPSLSGGQKTRVQLAALLAQQPKLLILDEPTNHLDGETMEWLEQWVHTYPGTVLYVSHDRTFIDRTATALLELSPEGCRRYSGGYTQYREQKEVEARTLEGQYKKQEQEKEKLLESIRRYSEWFQQAHRAAGQHDFLRAKSKKNVSRLHAKEAALERLNKNRVELPRETSKLKMKLESEAFMADTLLSLREIDFAYKGSAPVLKNFSLSLNRGDRLAILGPNGVGKSSLLKLIAGIHQPSKGEVRLHPRTKVGYFAQELDNLAVSSTILDSLLELPGMTQTEARTILGCFLFSRDDVFKRIGDLSLGEKCRVAFLKLYFGKANLLVLDEPTNYLDIDTRERVEEALRVYPGGIVMVSHDRYLHTKVANRLVILAPTQAPKFFQGSYEEYISKDRSRVLTRKEQALEDDLVLLQLRLNQLIQSGTRNTEEENEALMAEIVNLRAQIQEIEGKEKTIHS from the coding sequence ATGACCCTAATAAAAGCAAAAAATATACGTAAAGAATGGAACGGGACCCTGTTGTTCGAGAAGGTGTCCTTTGAGATATCAGAAGGAGAGCGTGTGCTCTTGTTCGGTCGTAATGGAATCGGCAAAACCACATTGCTTAAGGGGCTGATCGGTCGCCTCCTCTTTGAGGAGGGAAGTATCTATCATGGTTTGCCACGTGAGGAATGGGGTGTGCTGGATCAGCAGCTAGAAGTGTCCGAAGAAGTGACCGCCTTGGATTACGTAATCGCCGGATCGCCAGAGCTCCCCCAATTGAAGCGCAGGCTTGAAATTCTCAGTCAGAGGTTGCAGGAGCAGAACGACGAGAGTGAAGCGGGACTTACTGAATACGCCGAAGTGTACGATCAATACTTGCAGCTTGGTGGTTATGACTGGGAGGCAAAAGCGGAAAAATGCTTGAAGCAGCTCAAACTTGAGCGTTCGGTTTGGAATGTGCCGTACCCATCGCTAAGCGGTGGGCAAAAGACACGCGTTCAATTGGCCGCATTGTTAGCTCAGCAGCCGAAGCTGTTGATTCTAGATGAGCCGACGAATCACTTAGATGGAGAAACGATGGAGTGGTTGGAACAATGGGTCCATACCTATCCCGGAACTGTGCTTTATGTTTCGCATGATCGTACGTTCATCGATCGAACGGCGACGGCGTTGCTGGAGCTTAGTCCAGAGGGGTGTCGCCGGTATTCGGGTGGATATACGCAGTATCGGGAGCAGAAGGAGGTAGAGGCGCGAACGCTAGAGGGACAATATAAGAAGCAGGAACAGGAAAAGGAGAAGCTGCTGGAGAGCATCAGAAGGTATTCCGAATGGTTCCAACAGGCACACCGTGCTGCCGGACAGCATGATTTCCTGCGTGCGAAATCAAAGAAGAACGTATCTCGTCTTCATGCGAAGGAAGCTGCACTCGAACGCTTAAATAAGAACCGTGTGGAATTACCACGCGAGACAAGTAAGCTGAAGATGAAGCTGGAAAGTGAAGCGTTTATGGCGGACACTTTGCTGTCACTCCGTGAGATTGATTTTGCATATAAGGGTAGTGCGCCTGTACTGAAAAATTTCAGTTTGTCATTGAATCGAGGCGATCGTCTCGCTATTCTGGGTCCTAATGGTGTCGGTAAGTCTTCTTTGCTGAAGCTGATTGCTGGTATTCATCAACCTAGCAAAGGTGAAGTGCGGCTGCATCCGCGTACGAAGGTTGGTTATTTTGCGCAAGAGCTCGATAATCTAGCGGTGTCGTCCACCATTCTGGATAGTTTGCTTGAACTGCCAGGTATGACCCAAACGGAGGCACGAACGATTCTGGGCTGCTTTTTATTTTCGCGGGATGATGTCTTTAAACGAATTGGTGATTTAAGTCTGGGGGAGAAATGTCGTGTAGCTTTCCTTAAACTGTACTTTGGAAAAGCTAACCTATTAGTACTGGATGAACCCACCAATTATCTGGACATTGACACTAGGGAACGAGTAGAAGAAGCGCTAAGGGTATATCCGGGAGGAATTGTGATGGTCTCACATGACCGGTACCTTCACACTAAAGTAGCTAATCGTTTGGTAATACTAGCACCGACTCAGGCACCGAAGTTTTTTCAAGGCTCCTATGAGGAATACATCTCAAAAGACAGGAGTCGCGTGCTTACCCGTAAAGAACAGGCCCTTGAGGACGACCTCGTTCTTCTGCAGCTGCGTCTGAATCAACTGATCCAGAGCGGAACTAGGAATACAGAGGAGGAGAATGAAGCGTTAATGGCGGAAATCGTTAATCTGAGGGCGCAGATTCAGGAAATAGAGGGTAAGGAAAAAACTATACACTCATAG
- a CDS encoding copper homeostasis protein CutC: MLLEVIATTLSDAVMAERYGADRIELITGISEGGLTPSLGLIEKVRNAVSIPVRVMVRPHARSFSYDKDDIETMEQDIQHIVSIGGLSVVMGMLRPDGTIDEESLQRLLHTAKGLEVTFHRAFDEVRDQFEALEILMRYPQITDILTSGAENTAPKGAERLAALEQLTSEQSISILAGSGLTADGLSDFIKQTGVRRVHFGSAVREDGDALKPIDPLRLQAVRNLLNKRKDH; this comes from the coding sequence ATGTTACTAGAAGTTATTGCTACAACATTAAGTGATGCAGTAATGGCCGAGCGTTATGGAGCTGATCGAATTGAATTGATCACTGGGATCAGTGAAGGGGGATTGACGCCCAGTCTGGGACTTATTGAAAAAGTGCGCAATGCTGTCTCTATCCCGGTCAGGGTAATGGTTAGACCCCATGCCAGATCCTTTTCTTATGATAAGGATGACATAGAAACCATGGAGCAGGATATTCAGCATATCGTATCTATCGGCGGGTTATCTGTCGTAATGGGTATGTTACGCCCTGATGGAACAATTGACGAAGAGTCACTTCAAAGGCTGCTTCATACTGCAAAAGGTTTGGAGGTGACATTCCATCGTGCTTTTGATGAAGTGAGGGATCAATTTGAGGCGTTAGAAATATTGATGCGTTATCCTCAAATTACTGACATTCTAACATCAGGAGCCGAGAATACAGCCCCTAAAGGTGCGGAACGTCTTGCTGCACTGGAGCAGCTTACCTCGGAGCAATCTATATCTATTCTTGCTGGCAGTGGGTTAACGGCAGACGGGTTAAGTGATTTTATAAAACAAACGGGTGTGCGACGAGTGCATTTCGGTTCAGCCGTTAGAGAAGATGGAGATGCGCTAAAGCCGATAGATCCTCTTCGCTTGCAGGCTGTTCGAAACCTTCTGAATAAAAGGAAAGATCACTAG
- a CDS encoding sugar phosphate isomerase/epimerase family protein — protein MKLGVFDPVFGSLTLDEMLDKIAAAGLNAVEIGSGGNPGNAHCPTDELLASESARKEYLEKFTKRGIMISAFSCHNNPISPDKEEAREGDEILRKSIKLASLMGVKVVNTFSGTAGDSDDAKAPNWPVTPWPTVYSDIKTWQWEHKLIPYWKEIGKLAEEHGVKIGIELHGGFLCHTPYTILKLREATCDAIGANLDPSHLWWQGIDPVGAIKILGKAGAIHHFHAKDTYLDQDNINMYGLTDMQPYGDVQTRAWTFRSVGCGHSISEWSDIMSALRTYGYDYVVSIEHEDPLMTVDEGFQRAVTNLQSILIRDQPQGMWWA, from the coding sequence ATGAAATTAGGCGTATTTGATCCTGTATTTGGAAGTTTGACTCTCGATGAGATGCTTGATAAAATCGCTGCTGCTGGTTTGAATGCGGTAGAGATCGGTTCAGGAGGCAATCCCGGAAATGCCCACTGTCCAACAGATGAGCTGCTTGCCAGCGAATCAGCACGTAAGGAATATCTGGAGAAGTTCACGAAACGTGGCATTATGATCAGTGCATTCAGTTGCCATAATAACCCGATTTCGCCGGATAAAGAAGAAGCTCGTGAAGGCGACGAAATTCTGCGTAAGTCGATCAAGCTAGCTTCGCTAATGGGCGTTAAGGTAGTGAACACTTTCTCGGGAACCGCGGGAGACAGCGACGATGCAAAAGCACCGAACTGGCCAGTTACACCTTGGCCTACCGTGTACAGCGACATCAAAACCTGGCAGTGGGAGCATAAACTGATCCCTTACTGGAAGGAAATTGGTAAGCTGGCTGAGGAGCATGGCGTTAAGATCGGTATCGAGCTTCATGGCGGATTCCTCTGCCATACTCCTTACACGATTCTGAAGCTTAGAGAAGCAACCTGTGATGCGATTGGCGCGAATCTAGACCCGAGCCATCTGTGGTGGCAAGGCATCGATCCTGTAGGCGCGATCAAGATTCTTGGTAAAGCTGGTGCGATCCATCACTTCCATGCCAAGGATACGTACCTGGATCAGGACAATATTAATATGTATGGTCTAACGGATATGCAGCCTTACGGCGATGTACAGACCCGCGCGTGGACCTTCCGCTCCGTTGGCTGTGGACACAGCATATCTGAATGGTCGGATATCATGAGTGCGCTGCGTACTTACGGTTATGATTATGTGGTCAGCATCGAGCATGAAGACCCTCTTATGACGGTAGACGAAGGCTTCCAACGTGCAGTAACCAATTTGCAATCCATTCTTATTCGCGATCAACCACAAGGTATGTGGTGGGCGTAA